The Mus caroli chromosome 1, CAROLI_EIJ_v1.1, whole genome shotgun sequence genome has a window encoding:
- the Defb113 gene encoding beta-defensin 113, with amino-acid sequence MQSAMKMFGIILIVIFSVSCGPSAPQMKTRDVAERTHKCSLVRGTCKSECNNWEYKYNYCHTEPCCVVREYKRMEKLLTTPKYTT; translated from the exons ATGCAATCAGCAATGAAGATGTTTGGCATCATCCTGATTGTTatcttctctgtgtcctgtggTCCTTCGG ctcctcagaTGAAAACAAGAGATGTTGCAGAAAGAACACACAAATGTTCCCTGGTCCGTGGTACATGCAAGTCTGAATGTAACAATTGGGAGTATAAATATAACTACTGTCACACTGAGCCCTGCTGTGTGGTGCGAGAATACAAAAGAATGGAGAAATTATTGACTACTCCCAAATATACAACTTAA
- the Defb110 gene encoding beta-defensin 110, whose protein sequence is MKFHLFFFVLLFGATILTARSHIDIKNGIERCEKVRGMCKTFCDIDEYDYGYCIRWRNQCCI, encoded by the exons ATGAAGtttcatctatttttctttgttctgctctTTGGGGCCACAATATTAACAG CCAGAAGTCATATTGACATCAAGAATGGAATAGAGAGATGTGAAAAGGTGCGAGGAATGTGTAAGACCTTCTGTGATATTGATGAGTATGATTATGGATACTGTATCAGATGGAGGAACCAGTGCTGCATTTAA